One Prevotella melaninogenica DNA window includes the following coding sequences:
- a CDS encoding IS1634 family transposase, which produces MHANVQTRFNPATGDMAPYYRIKESYRDVQGHVHSLILLNIGFEPSLTAVQVRKIAYALTERFKTRSTPSLFKKHLDGLTPIEQAKADEWWSRMEKEGGIDRFNKEEQKSLRKYENYIDLETANYTDARNVGAEWLCKQTIDKLQLEGFLRKNGWTENAIHTALSALIVRTVYAVSERSSYYYLRDNSAAAELYNGVPGWTPGINSLYKITDKLYELKEQLERHLCSVTDDLFNIDNKLMLFDLTNFYFEGSKRNSDKAKFGRSKEKRSDCKLLVLALCINKEGFIRYSSILEGNTADPKSLPNMIDTLAKRNPSRTKDTLVVMDAGVATEENLELIKKKGYNYLCVSRTKMKDYMLSDDNKSVTVMDARRQKITLKEVKTEDDKDYYLEITSPSKAMTESSMNRVWRERFEMELQRINNGISKKGGTKTYEKVVERTGRAIQKYPSIAKFYQISYIKDEKKPKQMLRIDWEIKDLSAMESGHGVYFLRSNVRTLSECVTWEYYNLIREIECTNRQLKNDLNLRPIYHQKDERSDAHLFFGLLAYWVVNTIRCQLKREGESCYWTEIVRRMSTQKLVTTKGKNPLGETIEMRQCSSPSKQAKQIYDKLNLKHSPFKKNKICRTQSP; this is translated from the coding sequence ATGCACGCAAATGTACAGACACGATTCAACCCTGCCACAGGGGACATGGCTCCTTATTATCGCATCAAGGAGTCATATCGTGATGTGCAGGGTCATGTACATTCGCTAATTCTTTTGAACATCGGGTTCGAACCTTCACTTACTGCTGTACAGGTTCGAAAAATTGCATACGCTCTTACCGAACGCTTCAAAACCAGAAGTACACCCTCGCTTTTCAAAAAACACCTTGACGGACTTACTCCTATTGAACAGGCAAAGGCTGACGAATGGTGGAGCCGTATGGAGAAAGAAGGTGGAATCGATCGATTTAATAAGGAAGAGCAGAAGTCGCTGAGAAAATATGAGAACTATATTGACCTTGAGACGGCAAACTATACTGACGCAAGGAATGTTGGTGCTGAGTGGCTCTGCAAGCAGACAATAGACAAGCTACAATTAGAGGGTTTCCTGCGCAAAAATGGGTGGACGGAGAATGCGATACACACGGCTCTGTCAGCATTGATTGTTCGTACGGTATATGCAGTTTCTGAACGTTCATCTTATTATTATTTGCGCGATAACTCGGCTGCCGCTGAACTTTACAATGGAGTTCCAGGCTGGACACCAGGAATCAATTCTCTGTATAAAATCACTGATAAATTATATGAACTAAAGGAACAGTTAGAGCGTCATCTGTGCAGCGTTACTGACGATCTCTTTAATATAGACAACAAGTTGATGCTCTTCGACTTAACCAACTTCTATTTCGAGGGTAGTAAGCGTAATAGCGATAAAGCCAAGTTCGGTCGTTCAAAAGAAAAACGCTCTGACTGTAAGCTACTTGTACTTGCATTATGTATCAATAAAGAAGGTTTTATACGTTATTCTTCTATCTTAGAGGGTAATACAGCAGATCCCAAGTCTCTACCCAATATGATTGATACGCTGGCAAAGAGGAATCCATCAAGAACAAAGGATACGCTTGTTGTCATGGATGCAGGTGTTGCCACGGAAGAGAACTTGGAGCTAATAAAGAAAAAGGGTTACAATTATCTCTGCGTATCCCGTACGAAAATGAAGGACTATATGCTCAGTGATGATAACAAGAGTGTTACGGTAATGGATGCCCGTCGGCAGAAGATAACGCTGAAAGAGGTTAAGACAGAGGATGATAAGGATTATTATCTCGAAATAACATCTCCTTCAAAAGCTATGACAGAGTCGTCCATGAACAGGGTCTGGAGAGAGCGTTTTGAGATGGAACTGCAGAGGATAAACAATGGAATCTCCAAGAAAGGTGGAACGAAAACCTATGAAAAGGTTGTTGAACGTACAGGACGTGCCATACAGAAGTACCCTTCTATAGCGAAGTTCTACCAGATAAGCTACATAAAAGATGAGAAGAAACCCAAGCAGATGCTGCGCATAGACTGGGAGATAAAAGACCTCTCCGCAATGGAATCTGGTCACGGAGTATACTTCCTCCGCAGCAATGTCAGGACACTTTCTGAGTGTGTGACATGGGAATACTACAATCTCATTCGTGAGATAGAATGTACGAACAGACAACTAAAGAATGATCTCAACCTCCGTCCTATCTATCATCAGAAAGATGAGCGAAGCGACGCACACCTTTTCTTCGGTTTATTAGCCTACTGGGTGGTAAACACCATCCGTTGTCAATTAAAACGAGAAGGAGAATCCTGTTACTGGACCGAGATAGTACGACGTATGAGCACCCAAAAGCTCGTCACCACAAAAGGGAAGAATCCATTAGGTGAAACCATCGAGATGCGCCAATGTAGTAGTCCTTCAAAGCAAGCAAAACAGATATACGATAAGTTGAACTTAAAACACTCACCATTCAAAAAGAATAAAATTTGTAGGACACAGAGCCCATAA
- a CDS encoding ISL3 family transposase: MNTSIMQNALGVSQQDCQNLRYEGNNLVLEIQTPKEKLCCPVCGSHNINRNGSHIRRFVSVPIGLSKTYLDMRVHRIQCHDCGCIKQENIDFAKGKRRHTIAFANMVFDLSRFATIQDISWFLQVSWDVVRNIQMEFLQSNYSNPDLSMLRRISIDEFATHKGHVYKTIVVDLDNGHIVYVGDGNGKNALDGFWERLGKDKEHIQAVCTDLSAAYTRAVSEHLPNAALVVDHFHVTKLMNEKLDLLRRQLWHEEKDINKRKVIKGTRWLLLRNGNDIFDHAHRNRLENALSLNRPLMIAYYLKEDLKEIWNQCSKQKAKAVLDEWVKQAIESKIQPLMKMASTIRAYKTYILAWYDHYITNGTIEGINNKIKVLKRQIYGFRNEEYFKLRLYALHDRSLRI; this comes from the coding sequence ATGAATACCAGCATAATGCAAAACGCCTTAGGCGTCTCCCAACAAGATTGTCAGAATCTGCGCTACGAAGGTAATAACTTAGTTTTAGAAATCCAAACTCCAAAGGAAAAACTTTGTTGTCCTGTATGTGGAAGTCATAATATTAATCGTAACGGCAGTCATATTCGTCGCTTTGTAAGTGTTCCCATAGGTCTGAGCAAGACCTATCTGGACATGCGTGTACATCGTATTCAATGTCACGACTGCGGCTGTATCAAACAAGAAAACATCGACTTTGCGAAAGGAAAACGTCGGCACACTATAGCTTTTGCAAATATGGTGTTTGACCTGTCTCGCTTTGCAACAATTCAAGATATATCATGGTTCCTACAGGTATCCTGGGATGTAGTACGTAATATACAGATGGAGTTTCTACAGTCAAATTACTCTAACCCAGACCTTTCCATGTTAAGGCGTATTTCCATTGATGAGTTTGCCACTCATAAGGGGCATGTATACAAGACCATAGTTGTAGATTTGGATAATGGTCATATTGTTTATGTCGGTGATGGTAATGGCAAGAATGCTCTTGATGGATTTTGGGAACGGCTCGGCAAAGACAAAGAGCATATACAAGCAGTATGTACAGACCTTTCTGCCGCATATACACGAGCTGTAAGTGAGCATCTTCCCAATGCAGCACTTGTAGTAGACCACTTTCATGTAACCAAGCTTATGAACGAAAAGCTGGACTTGCTAAGGAGACAGTTATGGCATGAGGAAAAGGACATCAACAAGCGTAAAGTAATCAAAGGAACACGTTGGTTGTTACTCAGAAATGGAAATGATATCTTTGATCATGCACACAGAAATAGACTGGAGAACGCACTAAGCCTAAACCGTCCGCTAATGATTGCCTATTATCTCAAAGAAGATCTTAAGGAAATATGGAATCAGTGTAGTAAGCAAAAGGCTAAAGCTGTGTTGGATGAATGGGTAAAGCAAGCTATAGAATCCAAAATACAACCATTAATGAAAATGGCGTCAACTATTAGAGCATACAAGACATACATATTAGCATGGTATGACCATTATATAACAAACGGAACAATAGAAGGAATTAACAACAAAATAAAAGTTTTGAAAAGACAGATATATGGGTTCAGAAATGAAGAATACTTCAAATTAAGACTATATGCACTGCATGATAGGAGTCTACGCATTTAA
- a CDS encoding transposase: protein MKIQKISDITPTLPFTEFDFLQSYRESFAQSELGRIHSQLPLKELAAEYTNLSHKSKRGKKPLFSGEGEIALMFLKSYTGLSDDGLIEMLNGSIHMQMFCGVLIDPSCPIKDGKIVSAIRNRLGQFLDIDSFQGILYAKWKDNLKDKDLCLTDATCYESYLRFPTDIKLLWECCYWLHTLLVSECKHLSERIPRSKYNNIDKARLAYAKQRKHTASSTRKLRRRLLRLLSKLLSQWNRLRKQYSPCICLSAEQEKRLSAVREVCLQQSELFSGKEVKHRIVSIDRPYLRPIVRGKENKRVEFGAKVNNIQIDGISFIEHHSFEAFNEGVRLKLCIEYQESLTGIKVKRVGADSIYANNANRTMCTEKGITTCFTRKGPRPKEEAECLKTARKIIGNLRATVMEGSFGNQKQHYSLGRIKARNMFSERLLLFFGIHTANAAILAAREMARRGKKAA from the coding sequence CCACTAAAGGAGTTGGCAGCAGAGTATACGAACCTTAGCCATAAGAGCAAGCGAGGCAAAAAGCCTCTTTTCTCGGGTGAAGGAGAAATAGCCCTAATGTTCCTTAAGTCATACACAGGTCTGTCTGACGATGGTCTGATAGAAATGCTTAACGGAAGCATCCACATGCAGATGTTCTGTGGTGTTCTGATAGACCCCTCCTGTCCCATCAAGGATGGAAAGATTGTAAGTGCCATACGCAATCGTCTTGGTCAGTTTCTTGACATAGACAGCTTTCAGGGCATATTGTATGCCAAATGGAAAGACAACCTTAAAGACAAAGACCTGTGCTTGACGGATGCAACCTGTTACGAGAGCTACCTGCGTTTTCCTACGGATATCAAGCTGCTCTGGGAGTGTTGTTATTGGCTTCACACTCTGCTGGTCTCCGAGTGTAAACACCTCTCAGAGCGTATTCCGAGAAGCAAGTATAATAATATTGACAAGGCCAGGCTTGCATACGCTAAGCAGCGCAAGCACACAGCCTCGTCCACGCGCAAGCTCAGGAGAAGACTCCTGAGGCTCCTGTCCAAACTCCTGTCCCAATGGAATCGTCTGCGTAAACAGTACAGTCCTTGCATCTGTCTGTCGGCAGAACAAGAAAAGCGGCTGTCCGCTGTGCGTGAGGTATGCCTCCAACAGTCAGAACTATTCTCCGGCAAGGAAGTCAAGCACCGTATCGTCAGCATCGACCGCCCCTACCTCCGTCCTATTGTCAGAGGCAAGGAAAACAAGCGTGTAGAGTTTGGGGCAAAGGTCAACAACATACAGATAGACGGCATATCATTCATAGAGCACCACAGCTTTGAGGCATTCAACGAGGGTGTCCGTCTTAAGCTATGTATAGAATATCAAGAATCTTTGACGGGAATCAAAGTCAAGCGTGTAGGTGCCGATTCCATATACGCCAACAATGCCAACCGCACTATGTGTACAGAAAAAGGCATAACGACCTGTTTCACTAGAAAAGGTCCAAGACCCAAAGAAGAAGCTGAATGTCTCAAGACAGCGAGAAAGATTATTGGAAACCTCAGAGCTACGGTAATGGAGGGTAGCTTTGGAAATCAAAAGCAACACTATAGCCTTGGACGCATCAAGGCACGCAATATGTTTAGCGAGAGGCTACTACTCTTCTTCGGAATCCATACAGCAAATGCTGCCATTCTTGCCGCAAGGGAGATGGCTCGGAGGGGGAAGAAGGCTGCCTAA